The following DNA comes from Miscanthus floridulus cultivar M001 chromosome 5, ASM1932011v1, whole genome shotgun sequence.
TGGCAAAATATTGGCTCTTGTTCCCCATAGGAAGAGTGATCGACTTGACTAAAGTAGCCCATGTGGGGTATATGCCATCTGCAAGATAATAGCCCATTGTGTAATCATGGCCATTAACCGAAAAGTTCACTTCTGGAGCTCTACCTTCTGCCAAGTTATCAAACAAAGGAGACCTATGAAGAACATTGATGTCATTGTGAGACCCGGGCATTCCAAAGAAGGCATGCCATATCCAAAGGTCGTTCGAGGCAACAGCCTCCAAAATGATAGTGGGCTTCTCCACGTGCCCCTTGTACTGACCCTGTTTTTCGTATGGACAGTTCTTCCACGCCCAATGCATACAATCTATGGACCCTAACATTCCTGGAAAGCCTTTTTGCTCACCGATTGCAAGTAAGCGTGTTGTGTCCGCCTCATTGGGATATCTGAGGTACTCTTCTCCAAACAGTTCATCAACTGCATCAACAAACCTCCGTAGGCTCTCAAGTGCAGTACTTTCGCCAATGCGAACGTACTCATCTGTCGCATCCGCGGGAACCCCATAGCTGAGCATACGCATTGCGGCAGTGATTTTTTGGAAGCAACTCAAACCAAGTACATTGGCCGCGTTCCTTTTCTGCACAAAGTAATCATCATGTCCTTCAACAGCTTTCATTATGCGTAAGAAAAGCTCCCTAGACATCCTGTACCTGAACAAAATAAAACTAAAGTTTAACAACTCGACTAATATTTAAACACAGACAACAAGTCAATCCGAAGTGAAAGAACAGTAACCTTCGACGGAATATTTCAGGGCCGTATGTTGGATTTACGGCCAAATAATCTTGAAACATCCTCTTGTGGCCGCCTTCTCTATCACGGTAAAGAACTCTGTGAGCTGGGACAGAGCCACCGTGTTTTTTTTTCGCATTGGCAAAGGTGTCCACAGTTACAACAACCGCTAATATCTCAAaatcatcatcatcggatgatgaaTCATCCAACTGTCTTCGAAGAAGGGATCTCTTCCTAGGCATGGTTCTTGACCGACAAATGTTCTGGAATATGAATAACTTAGATCACCTGGAGGCGGATGGGACCTTTCCTCACTACATTGCAAGAAACAGAAGCATATAGGTGTTGCAATACAACATCGAAAAACTGAATCTGAAGATATGAATATCGATGATGGCCACCACTACAATATCGAGAAACAGAAAGAGACTTCGGCAAAACTATGAGCTGCTGAACCGATGGGGAAGATCACCTTGAGGTCTTGGAGGAGATGGGCACCTAGCTTGGTGGATGATGCAGCGATGTTGGGTGCCTAGCTCGATGTAGGAGATCGATGATGGCCACCAGCGATGACGCAGCGCGGAGGAGGAAGAGATGTCAGTCCGTGGAGGCGGCGCCCTTCACGCCCGTGCGGAGTAGGTCGCGCGGCCAGGCGAGGAGTCGCGGCGCGTGGCCAGGCGAGGAGTCACGGTGAAAAACAGTTGATCCAGTTTGCAAGTGGGCCTACTTTTTTTAATTTTGCCAAGCCCAAATGGCAAACTATTGGAGATACTATCTTTTTTCACTTGCCATATGTTTTAGGCACTTGCCAAATCACAAGATTTACCAAGTCAATTTtggcaaactcttggagatgctcttatgatGTTATTCATCCCTAGCtagtataacttaactactcttCACATCCGTTCCACTCGCGTGTCGTTCTATATTCTATCAAATCTATGCCTTTATTAGTGTTTTATTGAAGTAGGCCGGTGTTTCACAATCGCCTCGATTTGCAAGCTATACTTGCCCTTATATTTGGCAGACACTATGATCTTGATATCTGGAGATGGTGCCACTCAATTTCATGTCAAGGTCACTTTTTATGGTTTCATTGGATTTTTTCTAGCCGTTGCCAGATGCTATGGTTATGTGGATTACTTCCCTTTTTTTTGCCCAAATAATGATATAGCTATGGGCTCAGGACTAGTGTGGAAATGAAACGCTTGTTTCCTTCGGTTTGATTCTAGTTTTGCCAATGTCGATCGTAATATGAGTAAATGTTTATGTCATTGTTTTATTGAATCCATCTTGTTATATGCGAGAATGCACAGTCTAATGTCGACTACCACTTGACATGACTACGCTTTATAGCATCCTATGCGTCAACCGTCAATAAATTTTTACCTCACATTGAGGGATTATCGTCTTCCTCTTTTGTAGGGGACAATAGCTTTAGGTGGTAGGTAAACAAACAAACATGAATTCTTGTATTTTTCCGCAATATAGATAGATTATTGTTGTTGTTCTGTTGCATTGGAGTTTATctcatttgatttgtttaccatGTTTTTTTTCTCAAAATTGATATGTATTTCTCTATATTATATCATTTCAATTGTAACCTTAAATGTATATGCATTAAGTATGACATAAGTACATGGTTGGCTTCTTTCATTTTTATCGGCCTCATATAGTTTTCTTAATAATGGTATGGATGGGTAATAGTGGAACATGTGCGGGAGTATTTGggctaagttttttttttataatgaCAGTGGTCTGTAAGTTTTTATCAAATGACTATGGCCACTTTGAATTTATTTTCTCCGATTAATGTAGTAAATCCTGTTCCTTGAGTGGAGGCTCTTTTTATTGGTCATTTACTAAGCTCATATACAAGAACTATTATAACGCAAATCTATATTCTAAAGACCATGATGATGTTCATAATGTCTACTTTATTTAAGGGGAGAGAGTACAATCAAGATACATGCCAATATCATAGAATAagtgaattttatttaatcaactTTATTTAATTCGACAAGCCAGATTTGGTCCATATCCCCATCCAATTAATACACTAACCCTGTCTACTCCCACATAATATCGTCCTCCACTTCTCCTCCATGTGTTTGGCGCGGCTACATCCATTTCGTACTGCAACATCTCGGTCCCTTTGAATTTCTTTTTATAAACAATGAACTGCTGAATGCTAGCTTTGCTGCTGTTTGCCAGAATGAAGGCCAGTGGCCATGGGTGGGAACAGTACGTAATCCTAAATTGAATTAATTGTGCTTACTATTTGTGGTCAGAAGAAGTGTTCTACCACATGTGAAACTCCTTGGAATTTCGCTGCTCCAAAACAAaaaccaagccggtggtgcggggttCTACAGGAGAAATCGGTGGTCAGCCTAGAGTAAATGGAAATGGAACGGCCAACCAGCTAGCCAGCCAGCCACCCAGGACCCAGCGGTGCATGCAGAGAGGGCTGGGGCCGGGCGAACCCTtgccctgtttgtttggctgagcatggctgaaagtattatcACCTGatttgttttagaaaaaaaatactattcgttgattaaaaaagtacggcttataagctagATGAACGGACGATGGTTATTCTAGTTCCAGCAGCACGGACCGTGAGCCTTGAGCTTACAGTACTCCTACCGATCTGTTGCGTCTCGCGAGGTTCTAGGCGTACAGTGTTCAGCAGGCAGCAGCTCTGAGCCAGGAATCAATGGTTGCCCTAGGTCGGTTGGTCGAGCAGTGAGAGCTCGCAATCTGCGAATACGTTTGTTTGATTGACGGGTACAAGTCAACTGGGAGAGTCTGATGCATGGAGATCAAAATGATGGGCCGTGCGTGAGCCCTGAGGTTGAGGCGTTGAGCTTGAGCTATCGTACTCCATGCTTGCATCCGTCCGAGAGGCAGGCCAGTCACGTACAAGAAGCTACAGCGAGGGCTTTGATGCGAGCATTTATTGGCAAGCATGCATGGCTGAGAGCAGTACCGCATGCATATGCCACGCCTTCCACCTCGCAGGCGCAGCAGCGGCAGGCCATCCGATCAAGATTTGAAGAATCTGACGATCAGGCAATGTGCCAACATCGAGGTCGACGTTAGTAGTAGGGCCTTGTTTAGGGCCTTGTTTGGATTGCAAATTTttacaatctggacactgtagcacgtttcgtttgtatttgacaaactttgtccgatcatggactaactaggctcaaaagattcgtctcgtgatttacaaccaaactgtgcaattaattatttttttacctatatttaatgctccatgcatacgtccaaaaattgatgtgatggagagagaatgaaaaaacttggaattttgaggcaatctaaacaaggcctagactAAACTAGTCAGTTCCCCACGCGTTGCAGCGGGCGAGTGGTCGTAGTCATGATTCAATAATATGAATCATTCGAGGAAAGTGGATTCAAATGTGTTGATCTGGAGTGGTAGTTGACATGGTCTCTGGCATAGCCGGAGCTAGAACAATTATTAATGACCTGCAGAAACCGTAGAAAGAAATGGTATCTCTGAGTAGAGGATCCATAAATCATTTCAAATCGATCTAGGCCTCatttagatgctgaaaaaatttcaaaccgatgaatagtactactttcgtcttatttgacaaatattatccaatcgtggaccaactaggctcaaaagattcatctcgtgatttccaactaaactgtgtaattagttatttttttacct
Coding sequences within:
- the LOC136452602 gene encoding protein ALP1-like, producing the protein MPRKRSLLRRQLDDSSSDDDDFEILAVVVTVDTFANAKKKHGGSVPAHRVLYRDREGGHKRMFQDYLAVNPTYGPEIFRRRYRMSRELFLRIMKAVEGHDDYFVQKRNAANVLGLSCFQKITAAMRMLSYGVPADATDEYVRIGESTALESLRRFVDAVDELFGEEYLRYPNEADTTRLLAIGEQKGFPGMLGSIDCMHWAWKNCPYEKQGQYKGHVEKPTIILEAVASNDLWIWHAFFGMPGSHNDINVLHRSPLFDNLAEGRAPEVNFSVNGHDYTMGYYLADGIYPTWATLVKSITLPMGNKSQYFARAQEAARKMVERAFGVLQSRFAIVRGPARIWDIQTLSKIMRACVIMHNMIVEDEGFVVDPNERFDYGGENVEPAHGQPTRTLDEYIDAHRRIRDKETHLQLKEDLIEHLWNHHPDLY